AATGTCATTATCTTCACAAATTCCAATGTAATAATTActccaaaataaacttattttaaaacaaactataatggCTAAAAATGATCTTACTTTGAGATGGAGGCAATAGTCAAAATGAGGGGGTGTCTCTTGTAGATCTCAACATTGATACCATGTGCTTTAGACGTCCAACAAACTACAATTcttctagaaaaatattatagaactGAACAAAATCAATAGCAAAATGTGGAACTAAAACAAAGTTAACAGTATATCATAGATTCTCTCATGGATTAGTTGAGATTAGCGTATAAGTCATCAAGCCGCGTGTTGCACAGGCTATTATTTCGATGCTATAAACTAACAGGCCGGATCACGATGGTCGGCACACTTGTATGGCTagatctattaaaaattatgtcatcaacttatatttttatatttatacatgatTCTCATTCACTAGTTTTTCATACttcaaaaaataagagagaatCTAATGTATACCGCTAACTTTGTTTCAGTTCCATGTTTTGTCACTGACTTTGTTCAGTTCTCAGTTAGCCTCTGTTAttactgtttatttttgtgttaatGACCGAAATACCCCTAATAcaaaaactttcaaaaatttccaaacattctgaaattttatattgtaaacattatattgtaaaacaaCTAAATTTTGGCCAAAAAGTTagaatttgatattttggattttttctcCAATTTTGGAAGTATTCAATCCAAAGGTATTTCGgtcattataaaaaacaaacagtacTACCGAAGGATAACTGAAGGATAACTAGACGGCAAGGGTAGATCTTAGAAATTAAGTAAAAGTCGATGACATATCGTAGAACTGAACAAAATCAGTGACAAATCATGGCATTGGGCTAAAATAGGTGGTATAGaatgtatttttctcttaatcCATTGACACCAACCTGTTTACTTCCAGCTGGATGATAacccattttattttcaaacacTAGCCACTAGGCAGTACACACCTTACATGGACTGATGGACATGGAGGATGGCTGAGGTTGTAGCTGGCCACATCACTCCACGTACCTTAACAATTGTAAAcctaacaattttttaattaatcgtCCTCTCTCGCACAAGTAAAACGTGTAAACACAACTGGTACAATATCTTATCAATGGTGGTACGGTGCACGTCGTCGTCTAGCTCGTTGATCGAGTTCAGACGAGCTTGTAGCCGGTGACCCAGacgtcggccggcggcgcggcgtggacGTAGACGAAGGCGGCGCTCTTGCCGGCGGGCAGCGACGGGAGCCAGCTCGGGAGCACGTAGCCGTACCGCGCCTTCTCGACCCCCCACACGGGGCCGTACAGCTTGCCGATGCCGATGTGGAGCTCCTCCACCGTCTTCGCCGGCGACCGGTTGGTCACCGTCACCGAGTACCGGTGGTACCTCTTGCCGTTCTTCGTCCACGACCTCGTCGCCTTCTGCTCGATCTCcaccggcgacgcggcggctgCAAGttttttgcagaaaaaaaCGTTGAAATCGGAATCAGTCACTCTCGCACTGTATGTcagtaaaaactaaaaatgttCATAGATCGATCAGTTACGTACCATGAGAGAGAGGTGGCAGTGAGGTGTGGTTCGCGACGATTCCTGCATGAAATTAAGCGACGATGCATGCATTGATCAAATGTGATTTCTGGTTGAAGATTTTGCGATAATTTGTCTGTTCATATCTTAGAATCTGTGCACGGGAAGAAAGATATACCGTCTTTGAGCGACTGGCCAAGCCGGGCGCGGCTGCCATGGCCGGCGGCCAGGCGAGCGAGCACGCCCATGAGCGGCGCGTTGTTGTAGGTGGCCGCCTCCGTCTGCTGGTAGTTGTTCCTCTCGTCGGCGAAGTCGTCGTGCTCGTCGGGGCCCCCGACCACGGCGCCGTCGAGCAGGTTGGGGTTGCTGCCCTGGCGGCCGTACCAGCTGGCGTAGCCGTCCCTGCAGCCGACGAACGAGGGGCTGTCCTTGATGGAGACGATGGACGAGCCACGGTGGTGCGCCTGCCGCGGGTAGGTGGCGCCGTAGCCGACCATGTAGCTCGTCGCCCTCGGGTTGCTGCCCAGGATGTAGTCCACCTGCGACCTGGCGAACGCGAGGAGCTCCGACGGCTGCGTCGGCCCGGCCGAGCaccgcacggcggcgccggcgccggcgaggtggtcgGAGTAGACGGCGAGCAGGAACGACGCGCTGGTGACGAACTGGATGTTGTTCCACTTCTGGTGGTACAGCATGCCGCCGGGCGTCCTCTCGACGTTGTTGCCGGAGCCCTTGCCGAGGCACGAGCACACGAAGAACTCCACCTTCTGCTGGTAGCTCTGCATCACGCCGGCGTGCTCGCTGGCTTTGCCTTGTAGAAGAAACTGCATCATCCAAACCACGGTTAACTGCCTCGTTTAACCTTATTTGCCAGCAAAACGTGGTA
This is a stretch of genomic DNA from Oryza brachyantha chromosome 1, ObraRS2, whole genome shotgun sequence. It encodes these proteins:
- the LOC102717560 gene encoding endoglucanase 2, which gives rise to MATRLLELVLVLVAAMAQVARGGGGGGHDYGKALSKSILYYEAQRSGVLPQSQRIAWRASSGLADGKANGVDLVGGYYDAGDNVKFGLPMAFTVTMMAWSVLEYGEQMAAAGELGHAVEAIKWGTDYFVKAHPEPNVLYAEVGDGDSDHNCWQRPEDMTTSRQAYRLDPQNPGSDLAGETAAAMAAASLVFRTSNPGYANQLLQHSKQLFDFADKYRGRYDNSITVARNYYGSFSGYGDELLWASAWLYLATDDRRYLDYLANNADALGGTGWSINQFGWDVKYPGVQVLAAKFLLQGKASEHAGVMQSYQQKVEFFVCSCLGKGSGNNVERTPGGMLYHQKWNNIQFVTSASFLLAVYSDHLAGAGAAVRCSAGPTQPSELLAFARSQVDYILGSNPRATSYMVGYGATYPRQAHHRGSSIVSIKDSPSFVGCRDGYASWYGRQGSNPNLLDGAVVGGPDEHDDFADERNNYQQTEAATYNNAPLMGVLARLAAGHGSRARLGQSLKDGIVANHTSLPPLSHAAASPVEIEQKATRSWTKNGKRYHRYSVTVTNRSPAKTVEELHIGIGKLYGPVWGVEKARYGYVLPSWLPSLPAGKSAAFVYVHAAPPADVWVTGYKLV